From the genome of Bacilli bacterium PM5-9, one region includes:
- a CDS encoding dCMP deaminase (product_source=KO:K01493; cath_funfam=3.40.140.10; cog=COG2131; ko=KO:K01493; pfam=PF00383; superfamily=53927) has protein sequence MMNKIFFEKALEAKELSIDPNTKVGCVIVKDNIIVSKGYNTLPRGLQSCDYPLDCRKGAFLDTKYPYMIHSEAKAIVDAKCDLSNSVMYVTLFPCNECAKLIIEAGIKELYYLEDKYCNEDNVIASKRMLSEAGIKFEYIEI, from the coding sequence ATGATGAATAAGATATTTTTTGAAAAAGCACTTGAAGCAAAAGAATTATCAATTGATCCTAATACTAAAGTTGGTTGTGTAATTGTTAAAGACAATATTATTGTTAGTAAAGGTTATAATACTTTACCACGAGGTTTACAATCATGTGATTATCCTCTTGATTGTCGAAAGGGAGCATTTTTAGATACTAAGTATCCATATATGATTCATAGTGAAGCAAAAGCAATTGTGGATGCTAAGTGTGATTTAAGCAATTCAGTGATGTATGTTACTTTATTTCCTTGTAATGAATGTGCAAAATTGATAATTGAAGCTGGTATCAAAGAGTTGTATTATCTTGAAGATAAGTATTGTAATGAGGATAATGTAATTGCCTCAAAAAGAATGTTAAGTGAAGCTGGAATTAAGTTTGAATATATTGAAATTTAA